One window from the genome of Nicotiana sylvestris chromosome 9, ASM39365v2, whole genome shotgun sequence encodes:
- the LOC138877320 gene encoding uncharacterized protein, whose product MVEIRGMLQQLIRTNGKMQEKLAVHDSAIKNIETQLGQLSMALNNRPQGTLPADTNINPKEPNPNQLMAVSLRNGRDFDKEQEVSQASKETTPATLILLEVDEPSNLTEVVVEHGQDEKGKATVNEQAAEQLNIPFMDALREIPGYAKMMKDLMSRKFDFQDLSTVALTQTCSTVVTKPMAQKMSDPGSFTIPCTIGSYAFAKALCDLGASINLMPLAVDEEIPIILGRPFLATGRALIDCETGN is encoded by the exons ATGGTAGAGATCAGGGGGATGCTCCAGCAACTCATTAGGACAAATGGTAAGATGCAAGAAAAGTTGGCAGTACATGATTCAGCTATAAAGAACATTGAAACTCAGTTGGGGCAGTTGTCTATGGCTTTAAACAATCGCCCCCAGGGAACATTGCCAGCGGACACAAATATTAACCCCAAGGAGCCAAACCCGAATCAGCTGATGGCAGTAAGTCTCCGAAATGGGAGAGATTTCGACAAAGAGCAGGAGGTTTCACAAGCCAGCAAAGAGACTACGCCAGCCACTCTAATTCTACTAGAGGTAGATGAACCATCAAATCTGACTGAAGTGGTGGTTGAACATGGTCAAGATGAAAAGGGTAAGGCTACGGTAAATGAACAAGCTGCAGAGCAG ttgaatattccttTTATGGATGCCTTGAGGGAGATTCCAGGTTATGCGAAGATGATGAAAGACCTAATGTCACGgaagtttgattttcaggacctatCCACAGTGGCTTTGACGCAGACCTGCAGCACAGTAGTGACCAAACCGATGGCTCAAAAGATGTCAGACCCAGGTAGCTTCACTATTCCATGCACGATTGGGagttatgcctttgcaaaggcattatgtgatttgggagccagcataaatttgatgcctctgGCT GTAGATGAGGAGATACCTATCATTTTAGGTAGGCCATTTTTGGCCACTGGGAGAGCACTGATCGATTGTGAGACTgggaattaa